The segment ACGGGCGGTACGTGCGGCTAGAGCAGTCGTGGGCGGACCACGCTGCCTATGCGATGGCCGCCGATTCCGCAATTTCGGACGAATTCAAAGGCGAATTGCAGGCGTTGGCGGCAAGGGTCGCCGTTAGCGAGCCACGTGTTGTTGTGTTCAATCCCCTGCCATGGCCGCGATCAGACGTAGTCACCCTACCCGAAGCCGCAGCCACGGCGTTCCATGATGTCGAAGGATTCGTCTACCCCGGTTTAGTGTCCGCGCTGGGCTACAAATCGCTGCGCCCGGAGGATATCCTTTCCGACGACAACTCGTGCCGCGCGGACGCGCAAACGGGGCTACTCGAGAACGAGTGGTTCACAATTCGCTTCGACAAAGAGCGCGGTGGCATCGTCTCAATCGTGGACAGGCGTACGGGCCGCGAGTGGGTGGACGGCGCCTCGGAATTTGCGGTTGGGCAGTTTCTCCATGAGAAATACGACTCGGCGGACGCTCAAGAATATCTCGACAGCTATCCGCTGCATCAAGAATCGTGGGTGGCCAAGGATTTCGGAAAGCCCGGCCTTCCCGATGCGCCACATGAGACGCAGTCGCCACGATTCGAAACCTGCACGGCCTCATCGGACAGCGCCTCCGCAGCGCTGGAACTGAAGACAGCAGCGGGGGATGGGCAAATGCGCCTGCGAATCACCGTGTACGAGACGCTGCCCGCGATTGACGTGACGTGGTCAATTGATGAGAAGACGGCTACGCCGTGGCCGGAAGCGGGGTGGCTGTGTTTTCCGTTTGCGGTGGAGGACGCGAAGTTCCGGCTCGGGCGGCTGGGAGGGATCGTCGATCCGGCCACGGACATCGTTCCGGGCACGAACCGTGATGTGTTCTGCCTGAACACGGGTGTACGCGTGGTCGCGCCGGACGGATCCAGCGTCGGGCTGTGTCCGCTCGACTCGCCGCTGGTGAGTCTCGAGCGGCGCGGATTATGGAAATACTCGCCGGAATTCGTGCCGAAGAAGGGCACAGTGTTCGTGAATCTGTTCAATAACCTGTGGTCCACGAATTTTGCGCAGTGGATCGAGGGCGACCTGACGCCGCGAGTACGGATATGGCTGCAAACGCCGGAAGAAGGAGACGCGGATTTCATCAAGCGCTGCTGGGAGGCGCGCGTGCCGTTGCAGGCCGATTATATGGATTCAGAGGAACCGGGCACGTTACCGCCCGACCTTGAAGGTGTGCGGTTATCGCGCGACGGCGTGCTGGTGACGGCGTTCGGGCCGAATCCGTACGGCGAAGGGACGTTGCTGCGCTTGTGGGAACAGGCGGGGCAGGGCGGCTCGTGCGAGGTGCGCGTCAACCCTGCGTTGGGTTTCACGAAGGCGCGGCCGGTGAATCTGCGCGGCACATCCGAATGCGAAGAAACGGCGCTGGAGGAGGGACTGTTTCGCACGACACTGGACGCCTGCGCGCCGCGCAGTCTCGTCTTGTCGCGGTAGCGGCGCGCGCCGCGTCACACGCCGACGCGCCCGGCCCACGCCGCGTACAGCGCGTCGAGTTCCCGGGCCTTCTCCGGCTGTTCCGCGCCGAGGCTGCGCAGTTCGGTCCGGTCTTCGGCAAGGTTGTAGAGTTCCCAATCGCCTCTTGCCGTGGCCACGTATTTCCAATCGTCCTGGCGAACGCCGCGGTTGCCGAAATGTTCCCAGAACAGCGCGGGACGCGGCTCGCGCGATTCGCCCCGCAGCGCCGGCAGGAGGCTGCGCCCGGCGAGCGGCAGCAACGCGCGGCCGGCGAAGGTCTCCGGATAGACGGCGCCCGCCGCGTCGAGGCAGGTGGGCATGATGTCGGTAATATGCGCCACCTCCCGGGTCAATTGCCCGCCGCGCGGGAACGCCCGGGGCCAGCGGACGATGAATGGCGTGGCAATGCCGCCCTCGTGGATGTATTTTTTATAGAGGCGGAACGGTGTGTTGCTCGCGTTGGCCCAGGGCCGCTTGCAGGCGTCGTACGAGCCGCGTTCGCCCGCGCGCGTGCCGGGAGTATGCAGCTTGCGGCCCGCGATGTCCTCGTCGCAGCCGCCGTTGTCCGAGAGAAAGACAACGACGGTGTTCTCCGCGGCGCCGGTCTCATCGAGCACCTGAAGAACCCGCCCGATGCCGTAGTCCATGCGGTCGATCATTGCCGCGTAGACGGCCATAAGCCGCTTCCAATACGGCTTGTCTTCGACATCTTCCCACGCGGGCACGGACCCGTCGCGCGGCGACAACGCCCATTGAGGGTCGATAATCCCGAGTTCGAGCTGCCGCGTGTACCGGCGGCGGCGCAATTCATCCCAGCCGATACGGTACGTGCCCTCGTAGCGGGCGATGTCCTCCGGCCACGCGTGCAGCGGCCAGTGCGGGGCCGTGTACGCGAGATAGAGCAGGAACGGCTCGTCGCGTCCGGCGTGCTCTCTCAGACAGCGTACCGCGAAATCGCTGAACGCGTCGGTCATGTAGAATTCGCCGGGCTCCGGCGTGAATGGTTCGTCGTCCTGGGCCATGACGCGTTTGCGCCCGGGCTCTTCCAGTAGTTCCCAATAGCTGCTGCCCCCGCTGATGAGCCCGAAATAGCGGTCGAATCCGCGCCGGCGCGGCCAGTGCTCGCGCATTTCGCCCACGTGCCATTTCCCGGACATGTACGTGCGATACCCGGCGGCGCGCAGCAGTTCGGCGAGCGTCGCGCACCGGTCGTTCAGGTAGCCTTGGTATGGCCCGGGCTTCTCGGGCCCATCAGGAAAGCTGACCATCTTGCCCACACCCGCCTCGTGCGGATACAAGCCCGTCAGCAACGACGCGCGCGACGGGCAGCACCGGGCGCAGTTGTACCCTTGCGTGAAGCGGAGCCCCTCCGCCGCGAGCCGGTCCAGATTCGGCGTGCGGATTTCCGAGCCGTAGCACCCGAGGTCGGAGAAGCCCATATCATCGGCGAGGATGACGAGGAAATTGGGCCGGTATGACGCCGCCGGCGCGGCCGCTTGTTCCGCCGGCCGTGTTTCCAGGCCCGCGACGGCGCAAGCCGTGGTTGCGGTTGCGTAACGCAGAAAAGTTCGCCGGTTCATGAGGGCGCCTCCCGGGGGTTGCACGTCGAATCCTATTATAAAGCGCGCAGTTGCTTCTGCAAGTGGGGTAAAAGGTACCATGTCCCTCAGAAGTGGAGGATTATCCAATGCGGTCCCTTGTGGGCGCGATCTTGATTTCACATTGTCTTGTCGCGGTCATGCCCGTGCGTGCTGCATCATGGGAGAACCCGTTCTACGAGGGCGAGGGCGACGCCGCCTACCTCGACCTCCTCAACACCGCGCGGAGCATGTTCGAGCCGAATCCCGAATTGCAGAACCTGCCCATGCTGTACACGCCCGCGTGGAACGGCTTTGTCGAAGGGCCGACGTGGGGCGCGTGGTGGATTCAGAACAGCTATGGCCCGACCTACTGCGTCCTGCCGTTCCTTGGCGAACCGTACATCACGTTTCTCATGAACAGCCACGACCTGTGGTTTGACCAGATGGGCGACGGGAAGCGCGCGGGCAACCACGGCTACGTAGCGCCGGATGGCAGCCTGTGCGACGCCGCGGCGCCCGGGCTCATCCATTACCGTCAGGGCGACGGCCGCCATGCGATCCACGACTGGGGCATGGAATTCACGGCGGCGGGTCTGCTCATGCAGTCGGAGCTTATGCTGATTCGACGACGCCCGGACGAAATCGCGCATTACCTGCCCAAGCTGGAACGTTGCGCCGAGTTCATCGAGTCGCGGCGCGACCCGAGCAACGATCTCTTCCTCGCGGGACCGGCCGCCAACCTGCTCGCGCCGAGTTACGCCGGGTGGATACAGCCGGACGGCACGTTCAAAATGGCGTATCTTGCCGGCCTTTCGATCACGTACATCGCCGCGCTCGACAGGCTCATCGAGGTCGAAAAACTCGCCGGAAACGACGACAAAGCCGCTCTCTACAGCGAGCGCCGCGACCGCGCGCGCGAAGGCCTCGCCAACGTGACCACGGATGAGGGTTACTTCATCAAATCGCTCGATCCCGACGGCGCTCGCCACGGCGTCTACGGCGCGGAGAAATACGGCTACTTCGAGGCGTCGCCCAACCACGACGCCATTGCGTTCCGCGTTGTGGACGACGCACAGGCGCGCCGCATATACGACAAGATCGTCTCGATCCCGCTGCTGCGCCGTCACCACGTCATCCAGGCGAACGAGCCCTCTCTCGACGACATGTACGAGCCGCCCACCTCCTGGCTCTGGCAGCACGGCACGTGGGTAAACGGCGGCCACTGGTCCACGTGCGAGGCGCGCATGGTGATGGCCTATTACCGCCTCGGCGCCTATGACGACGCGCGCAAGTCGATGGAGCACATGCTCGGCTTCGCGCGACAGTTCCGCATGGACAACCCGCTCGTCGATTTCGGCGCCGCCGTCTATCAGCCCAAAGAACCTATCAACATCACCTACGACGCCTTTGGCCCTATTGCGGCGTTCATCCGCGGCCTGTTCGAATATCGTTACACCGCCGACGCGCTCACCCTCATCCCGCACATCCCGCCGGGCATTACACGGCTGGAGCAGCGGTTTCCCATCTATTTCGGAGATAAGCGCGTGTTCCTGGCTGCTGCTGGAACGGGGCCCGTGACGGCTGTGCGCATCAACGGGGACGTATGGAGCGCGTTCGATGCGGAGAAGATCACAGTGTCGTATGAATCGCTGCCGGAGACCGCGTTCGTGTATGTAGCGCTCGGTGATGATGATATCGGAGAACACAAGCCGTGGGATGCCCCTGCACCGCCATTGCCGTTGGAAGACGATGCATGTTGGCAGGCAGTCTCCGATGTGGCCGGCCCGAATACGGCCCGGTTGCGCCGCTTTCACGCCGCAATGGAAGCGGCGGAGCTTGGCCAGTCTTACGAGGCGGCGCATGCGCGACTGGCGCTTGCGTATATATGGACTATTTCGGAGCGCCGCAGGCTGCGGCAGGAAGGCAAGATTACGTCTCTCCCGGAAGCCTCCCAGGCGGCCGCGGACCAGTCCTTCGTCGACACGGCCGTGCGGCTCCATGAAGGCCTCGTCAAGACCCTCGACAGCTACGCGGACGGCAGCGACCCGCACAAATCGCTGGTTTACCGGCTTTGGACGGCCGCGTCCGGACAGAAGTGAGATAGGACACCAATCGACGCACCAACCAACTTTCGCCATGCGGTTCGTGCTGCAATCCCGTCAAACGGAGGCGCGCCGGGCCGCGACGGAAAGCTGCACACCGATGGTATCATGGCGTCTCCGTCGTCTCAGGGTCTTGGCATCGGGCGCTCGACGCCTGCAACTGCCCCACACTCGTTCCCGAAGAACCTTTTTCTAGCACCACACAGTCCTCGGTGACCTCTGCGACCACGTTGTCCTTGTGCGCCAGCTTCGCCTGCAACGACTCAACCTTCTTCTCAAGCTTGCGCGTCCTGCTGTCCATGCCTGAGCCCCGGCCCTTTACCTCGAACGCCGCCGCGTGGTTGGACAGCTCCTTTTGCCACCGGTAGAACAGATTGCGCGCGATCCTCAGTTCCTCGCAGACCAACGACACCGCCTCCCCGCCCACCACGTGCCGCTTCGCCGCTTCGGCCTTGTCTTCAGACGTGAACTGCGTCCGTGTTCTTTCCCGTTACGCCAGCCCGAGAAGCTTCCTCGCGTACGTCGCGTTCCGCGTAAAATCCGCGTCGCGGTCCTTGGAGGGGATTGAGGTCTCGAGCACGACCCAGCCCTTATACCCAATGTCCGCCATCGCCGCGGCCACGGGTTCCATCGCCACTTCCCCCTCGCCGAGATAATGTGGCCCGTCCTTGAAATGAATCTGGCAGATCCGGCCGCCGAGTTCGCGGATTTCCGCGGGGACGTCGTAGTCCTTGTCCGTCGAATTGCGCACGTCATAATACACGCGCACGCTGTCGTGGCCGACCCGGTCCAGGACCATGAGGTTATCCTTCGCGGACAAATAGTTCTCGATCCCGAGGATGACGCCCTTCTCCCGCGCCCGTGGCGCGGCGTCTTTCAGCCGCTGGACCACCGCGTCCAGGGCGTCCCGTTTCAATTCCTTGCCCTCAAGCAGGTCGCCCCGGCCAAAAAACGCCAGAAGGATGACCTTCGCGCCGAGGTCTGCCGCCGCGTCGATCGTCTGTTCGAGCCACGCCGGGCCGCGCGGATCGCTCGCCAGCGGCGCGTCATTCAGCAAGCCCATCGCGATCGACGACACAATAACGCCGGTGGCCTGCGCCTGGACCTTGTATTGCTCCCGCAACGCGGGGTCGGCAATCGCCAGCGTGTCCGCCGGGTCGCCCGCGCTGATTTCGAGACCGTCCAGCCCCACGTTCTTCGCGATAACCAGTCCGCCCGGCCCGTATGCCTGCAACGACCAGTCGCACGCCGACAGGCGTATCCTTGGGGGAGCCGCCTGTCCCCAACCCATCCGCGACAACGCAAGCGCCGGCGCCAGACAGGCGGCGCTGCGAACCAGGAATTCACGACGTGAGGCGACCATAACCGTGTTCCTTGAGTTTGAGACTATCCTTGGTGGCATTCTGACAGTAGAAACGGCTTCCACACAAGAGTGACCAAGCCTAGGACGGCGCATTCTCTCCTTGACGTTCCTCAAGGAGTCGCTGCGCCATACGCGTGCGCACGATGGATGCGAGCGTATCCGACGGCTTGCGCGGGTCGGGCGCGTGCGCCAGGCCGGCCAGGTTGCGCACAATCTGGATGGGCGTCATGAGGAACCCCCAAGGCAGGCCCCACCATCCCAGCACCAGACTGAAAAGCGCGTCTCCCAGCTTGTTCTTCACGCCGCAGGATGGACAGCAGAGTTGCGGCCTGCTTTCCCATGAAGTCATCACAAGGGCCGACCAGACACGGTAGGAGACGTGCACGTCGACGGGGCCGGGTCCGTTGCATTGCGGGCAAGTACCCTGGTGAATTGCCTCGACTTCACCTTGAATCATCTCGTCGGGAATACGACCGGCCAGCCGCACCGCGACGCCGTTCTTCATGCATACGCCGTTACAGAACCGCAGGTCTCCGTCTCTTGCTCCGCCGAACAAAATCGTGGAATGACAGTACGCGCATTTCGCCATGGTGTGCCCCTCCGCAACGCAACGGTAGCGCGTTTCTGCATTCGCATGCAAGAAGCGCCGCCACATTGTGCTTCGCGCGGGGGTTGGCTACTATGTTGACGCGATTCGGGCAACGGCAAACCGTGATACGGCCCCGGACTTCCGGAGCGGCCGGCGTGTGCCCGAGAGACTGTTCAACCGAAGCAGATACAAAGGGAACCGCAGTATGCTGACGACTAGTTTGCTCTTTCTCGCCCTGACTGCATCGCCGTTCAATGCCGGCCTGCACAATTTCCCCATCGGTTTCTGGAACTATGCGCCCATCGAGGTGTTCGACGAGGAGAAGGTCCAGGAGTGGGCCGACGCGGGCATTACGCTGACGATGGGGCCCGAGTTCTCCGTCACGCCGGAGAATGTGGCGCGCATGAACCGCATACTCGACTGGGCATACGCGCGCGGCATCCGCGTCATCATTTGCGACCCGCGCACGCGCGCACGCAATCCGCTGCCCGAGGATTTCCAGAAGCAGGTGCGTGCCGCAATGGCCGATTTCGCGCTGCACCGGGGCACCTTCGGCTTCCACATCCTCGACGAACCGGACGTTGCCCTGTTTCAGCCTGTCTGTGACGCCGCGCGTATCGTCAAGCAGGCCGCGCCGAATCTGCACCCGTTTGTAAACCTGCTGCCGTGGCACCCGGGCGTGAATCCGCGCGTGGGATTCGACGACTGGCAGGCCTACCTGGACGCATTCGCGAAAACGTCCGGGGTTGCGTTCCTGTGCTACGACTGCTATTCGCAGATGAACCCGGAAAAGTCGGGCTGGCCGATGTATTTCAAGAACCTCAACGATTACCGCGAGGCCACGAAACGGAACGGCATCCCCTTCTGGAACACCATTCTCTCCGTGGGCCATTTCAACTACCGCTGCCCCTCCGAAGACGACATCCGCTGGCAGTTCAACACGTCGATCGCCTACGGCGCGCAGGGCATCCTCTACTTCTTCTTCTACATGCGCGCGCCGCACGACAACTACCGGCTTTCGCCCATTGACGAGTTTTGGGACAAGACACCCACGTTCGACTCGCTCAAGCGGGTCAATAGAGGGTTCATCAAGCGCTATGGCCGCTTGTTCCTGGACCTGGACTTCGTCAAGGCGATGCAATGGCCCGAGCCGGTGACCGGCTGCCTGCCCTTTGAGGCGGACGACGTGGTCCGCGAAGTCCGGGCGGAGGCCCAATGCCCGGTCATCGTGTCGCGGTTCAGCGACGCGCAGGGCCGCCCCTGGGTCGCGCTGGTCAATAACAGCACGACGGAAAACGCTTACGCCACGCTGGTGTTCAACGGGGCCAACACCAAGGTCTACCAGATGAACTGGAGCAATCAGGAGACGGAGGCGGGCTCGAGTCCCGCGGACGGCGGCGTGAGCGTATCGCACTGGCTCATGCCCGGGCAGATGGAGGTATATCGCGTCGCGCCGGCGCAGTGATACGGGAAGCGCCCTGACGGACAAGTCATCGGGCACGATGAGCGGAATTTCGCCCGCGCGCCCTTTCCTCTGACCGCTATCGATGGGGCGAAACGAAACAGGCGCAACGGCGTCGCTTGCTTCCTCTCCGTTCTATCCCTCGCGAATTTCGCGCTTCTCGTGATCGTAGATCATGCGCTTGCCGGCATCGTAGGCCATCATCGCCATGATTACCGCCACGGCATGCTGATAGCCCGCGTCGATTGAGGCGTTGGGCGTCTGGCGGCTGCGGATACACTGGAGCCAGTCGAGCACGTGGTCCGGCCGCTCGATGTTCTCGATGGCGGTCTTCTCCTTCACGGCCGGGTCTTTCGCATGCACGCCGTCGGGGAGCAGATAGGGATTGCTCCAGTCCTGGAGGTCCATGACGGCGGTGTCGCCGAAGATCTTGAACGAACTGCCGCTGTCATTGCCGAAATTGGTCGTATACTCGACCATGAAGCCTTCCGGATAGGTCCACAATGCCGTCACGTGGTCGGGGCACGTGAACTGATGCTGGTCTTTCCAGGTGTACGTGCCGCCGAGACAAACGGCGCTCGCCGGGAATTGCGCGCCGGTGATGTAATGGATCAGGTCGATGTAGTGGCTGCCGAAGCCGGGCACCGCGCCATCCGAGAAGTCCCGATAACCGTACCAGCCCGAATAGGTCACGGGGTGGAACGGCCGCATGGGCCGGTCCATCAGGAATTCCGCCCAGTCCAGGTCTTCTTCCTTCACGTCCTCCTTGATATAGGCGTACCAATAGGGCCGCCAGCCGTTTCGGTGCTGCTCGATGCGGCCAACCGTGCCGAGAACGCCGGTCTTGAACACTTCGCGCGCGCCGGTCATGCTGGGCATGCTGCGCAGTTGCGTGCCGACCTGCACGACCACGTTGTTCTCCTTCACGGCGTCGCACGCGCGTTTGAGGCTTTCAAGGTCCATCGACAGCGGCTTTTCGACGTAGACGTCCTTCTTCGCGCGCGCGGCGGCCTCAAGATGCGTCGTGTGCTGGTGGTCGCACGAGGCGATCATGACCGCGTCGATGTCGTCGAGGGCCACCACGTCGCGATAGGTACCGAACTGGCGCGCCTCGCGGCCGAACCAGTCCTTCGTCATAGCCGCTGCTTCTTCGCGCGCGATGCG is part of the Candidatus Hydrogenedentota bacterium genome and harbors:
- a CDS encoding DUF5054 domain-containing protein; translation: MNLTLKTLAEHPDLPVVRGDMPDTWIHGIASLPEATATARRCRPLLGAYENLVTFHGTVGGIATPPFPEFNSINGFEQSLLYGEHTWGYDIGHFGERLYGDDWRKARRDGRYVRLEQSWADHAAYAMAADSAISDEFKGELQALAARVAVSEPRVVVFNPLPWPRSDVVTLPEAAATAFHDVEGFVYPGLVSALGYKSLRPEDILSDDNSCRADAQTGLLENEWFTIRFDKERGGIVSIVDRRTGREWVDGASEFAVGQFLHEKYDSADAQEYLDSYPLHQESWVAKDFGKPGLPDAPHETQSPRFETCTASSDSASAALELKTAAGDGQMRLRITVYETLPAIDVTWSIDEKTATPWPEAGWLCFPFAVEDAKFRLGRLGGIVDPATDIVPGTNRDVFCLNTGVRVVAPDGSSVGLCPLDSPLVSLERRGLWKYSPEFVPKKGTVFVNLFNNLWSTNFAQWIEGDLTPRVRIWLQTPEEGDADFIKRCWEARVPLQADYMDSEEPGTLPPDLEGVRLSRDGVLVTAFGPNPYGEGTLLRLWEQAGQGGSCEVRVNPALGFTKARPVNLRGTSECEETALEEGLFRTTLDACAPRSLVLSR
- a CDS encoding arylsulfatase, whose product is MNRRTFLRYATATTACAVAGLETRPAEQAAAPAASYRPNFLVILADDMGFSDLGCYGSEIRTPNLDRLAAEGLRFTQGYNCARCCPSRASLLTGLYPHEAGVGKMVSFPDGPEKPGPYQGYLNDRCATLAELLRAAGYRTYMSGKWHVGEMREHWPRRRGFDRYFGLISGGSSYWELLEEPGRKRVMAQDDEPFTPEPGEFYMTDAFSDFAVRCLREHAGRDEPFLLYLAYTAPHWPLHAWPEDIARYEGTYRIGWDELRRRRYTRQLELGIIDPQWALSPRDGSVPAWEDVEDKPYWKRLMAVYAAMIDRMDYGIGRVLQVLDETGAAENTVVVFLSDNGGCDEDIAGRKLHTPGTRAGERGSYDACKRPWANASNTPFRLYKKYIHEGGIATPFIVRWPRAFPRGGQLTREVAHITDIMPTCLDAAGAVYPETFAGRALLPLAGRSLLPALRGESREPRPALFWEHFGNRGVRQDDWKYVATARGDWELYNLAEDRTELRSLGAEQPEKARELDALYAAWAGRVGV
- a CDS encoding sugar phosphate isomerase/epimerase — encoded protein: MVASRREFLVRSAACLAPALALSRMGWGQAAPPRIRLSACDWSLQAYGPGGLVIAKNVGLDGLEISAGDPADTLAIADPALREQYKVQAQATGVIVSSIAMGLLNDAPLASDPRGPAWLEQTIDAAADLGAKVILLAFFGRGDLLEGKELKRDALDAVVQRLKDAAPRAREKGVILGIENYLSAKDNLMVLDRVGHDSVRVYYDVRNSTDKDYDVPAEIRELGGRICQIHFKDGPHYLGEGEVAMEPVAAAMADIGYKGWVVLETSIPSKDRDADFTRNATYARKLLGLA
- a CDS encoding Gfo/Idh/MocA family oxidoreductase; this encodes MSEKTTRRNFLKTATAGAAALSLSAASYARVAGANDRLSIGIIGCGGRGRGAHMTGVRPFIDSQNVEITAVCDPWRIAREEAAAMTKDWFGREARQFGTYRDVVALDDIDAVMIASCDHQHTTHLEAAARAKKDVYVEKPLSMDLESLKRACDAVKENNVVVQVGTQLRSMPSMTGAREVFKTGVLGTVGRIEQHRNGWRPYWYAYIKEDVKEEDLDWAEFLMDRPMRPFHPVTYSGWYGYRDFSDGAVPGFGSHYIDLIHYITGAQFPASAVCLGGTYTWKDQHQFTCPDHVTALWTYPEGFMVEYTTNFGNDSGSSFKIFGDTAVMDLQDWSNPYLLPDGVHAKDPAVKEKTAIENIERPDHVLDWLQCIRSRQTPNASIDAGYQHAVAVIMAMMAYDAGKRMIYDHEKREIREG